One Archangium lipolyticum DNA window includes the following coding sequences:
- a CDS encoding ATP-binding protein translates to MSHKSRPWLLERLDSLLSETLRNAAPSDLIRHRLMVGAACFLSLANALVLLRFLQQNEVPYGAFAAGLGYLTALLLARRATTPTAPAMVLLVSVTIGLVWSTFLSKKPTGGEHAINMILPALAVYLVGPRLGLSITLLLFMALGVAHPLYREHVGIAPDALGPGKLWFGHLFAGVSFVGAWVLGSLHSTARDAAQASLERTLKELKESEGKLNSVIESTDDLVVSLDREGRLLTANSAARNVYLQRAGVVLQPGELLFLHDTPEAHKAWEARLAQVLQGQRLRLEQTYEEGGPRLVIDISVHPICGADGRVVGVTLFGRDVTARREAETRLGEMHRTLVDVSRQAGMAEVATGVLHNVGNTLNSVNISTSLVTDRLRQSRVSGLAKATQLLREHASDIPTFFARDPQGQKLPAYLIAVSDQLQEERDSLLQEMRSLGESVEHIKSIVSMQQKHARAAGAVEHVMVPQLIDEALRLHAVSFERLGIRVDRDYAQVPSIYVDRHKLLQILINLLSNARHALMDSAKQDKRLGIHVRHEPESGLLLIDVEDNGIGIAPENLVRMFTQGFTTKKTGHGFGLHISALAAAEMEGRLACSSPGPEQGAIFTLKLPLRSGTQ, encoded by the coding sequence ATGTCCCACAAGAGCCGCCCCTGGCTGTTGGAGCGACTGGACTCCCTGCTCTCGGAGACCCTGCGCAATGCCGCGCCCTCGGACCTCATCCGTCACCGGCTCATGGTCGGTGCGGCCTGCTTCCTGTCGCTGGCCAATGCGCTGGTCCTGCTGCGGTTCCTTCAACAGAACGAAGTCCCCTATGGGGCCTTCGCCGCGGGCCTGGGGTATTTGACGGCATTGTTGCTGGCGCGCAGGGCCACCACTCCCACCGCGCCGGCCATGGTCCTGTTGGTGTCCGTGACCATCGGGTTGGTGTGGTCCACCTTCCTGAGCAAGAAACCCACCGGTGGCGAGCACGCCATCAACATGATTCTGCCCGCCCTGGCGGTGTACCTGGTGGGGCCGCGCCTGGGGCTGTCCATCACCCTCTTGTTGTTCATGGCCCTGGGGGTGGCCCACCCGCTCTACCGTGAGCATGTGGGCATCGCCCCCGACGCACTTGGTCCCGGGAAGCTCTGGTTCGGCCACCTCTTCGCGGGTGTCTCCTTCGTGGGAGCCTGGGTCCTGGGCTCGCTGCACAGCACCGCGCGCGACGCGGCACAGGCCTCGCTCGAGCGGACGCTCAAGGAGTTGAAGGAGAGCGAGGGCAAGCTCAACAGCGTCATCGAGAGCACGGACGATCTCGTGGTCTCGCTGGACCGCGAGGGGCGCCTGCTCACCGCGAACTCGGCCGCGAGGAACGTCTACCTGCAACGTGCGGGCGTCGTGCTCCAGCCGGGGGAGCTGCTCTTCCTGCATGACACCCCCGAGGCGCACAAGGCCTGGGAGGCACGGCTCGCCCAGGTGCTCCAGGGCCAGCGCCTGCGCCTCGAGCAGACGTATGAGGAAGGGGGCCCCCGGCTCGTGATCGACATCAGCGTGCATCCCATTTGCGGCGCGGATGGCCGGGTGGTGGGAGTGACGCTCTTCGGGCGCGACGTCACCGCCCGCCGGGAGGCGGAGACCCGGTTGGGGGAGATGCACCGCACCCTGGTGGACGTCTCGCGCCAGGCGGGCATGGCCGAGGTCGCCACGGGCGTGCTCCACAACGTGGGCAACACCCTCAACAGCGTGAACATCTCCACCAGCCTCGTCACCGACCGGCTCCGCCAGTCGCGCGTCTCGGGTCTGGCCAAGGCCACCCAACTCCTGCGCGAGCACGCCTCCGACATCCCCACTTTCTTCGCGAGGGATCCCCAGGGTCAGAAGCTGCCGGCCTACCTCATCGCCGTGTCGGACCAGCTTCAGGAGGAGCGGGACTCGCTGCTCCAGGAGATGCGCTCGCTGGGGGAGAGCGTGGAGCACATCAAGTCCATCGTCAGCATGCAGCAGAAGCACGCGAGGGCCGCGGGGGCCGTGGAGCACGTGATGGTGCCTCAGCTCATCGACGAGGCGTTGCGCCTGCACGCCGTCTCCTTCGAGCGTCTGGGCATCCGGGTCGACCGTGACTACGCCCAGGTGCCCTCCATCTACGTGGACCGGCACAAGTTGTTGCAGATCCTCATCAACCTGCTGAGCAACGCGAGGCACGCGTTGATGGACAGCGCGAAGCAGGACAAGCGGCTGGGGATCCATGTCCGGCATGAGCCCGAGTCAGGTCTTCTGCTCATCGATGTGGAGGACAACGGAATCGGCATCGCGCCGGAGAACCTGGTGCGCATGTTCACCCAGGGGTTCACGACCAAGAAGACGGGGCACGGCTTCGGCCTGCACATCAGCGCCCTGGCGGCCGCCGAGATGGAGGGGCGGCTGGCCTGCTCCAGCCCAGGTCCCGAGCAGGGCGCCATCTTCACGCTCAAGCTTCCGCTCAGGAGCGGGACGCAGTAG
- a CDS encoding GspE/PulE/PilB domain-containing protein has translation MRLGELLLQEKLITPQALEEALESQVVHGGRLGTNLVELGLVSEQDLARVLGKQHNVAFASGEMIPDPRALELVELTLADERDFLPMRVDSTRMSVAVINPQDIETLDKLAFKTGKRVVPVVIPEFRMNQMQRRYTKAFRAMRAIDMNAVRPTREQQEAEKAASKVEDLMSEEEFQSLYAQALKGGARPLGEEPVLDLVEMVEEAEEEELPTPIIAEGGAGAPVPEDEEEPELLLEQVVEPVLEQPVAPPPESIPEPIIPEMPISLDAPVVPPPAPPSIPPVTLPPAPKVAPKVAPARPRAKVPVVREPLPTPLTFAEAQAELSRSSDREQVATTVLRFALGKWKRSLLLSVHGSLVTGWRGMGKGVREAAVKRIGIGLQGPSTFRLVRDTRAHYVGPVKRDAASAFFYKLLGGDYPTTAVILPLLVRGKLVHMLYVDNGPGQLTPPDVGELLILSQGVGRSYEAMIRRRKSA, from the coding sequence ATGCGACTGGGCGAATTGCTTCTTCAAGAAAAGCTCATCACTCCGCAGGCGCTGGAGGAGGCGCTCGAGTCGCAGGTCGTCCATGGAGGGCGGCTCGGGACGAACCTGGTGGAGCTGGGGCTGGTGTCCGAGCAGGACCTGGCGCGGGTGCTCGGCAAGCAGCACAACGTGGCGTTCGCCTCGGGGGAGATGATTCCGGACCCTCGTGCGCTGGAGCTGGTGGAGCTCACGCTGGCGGACGAGCGGGACTTCCTGCCGATGCGCGTGGACTCCACGCGGATGAGCGTGGCGGTCATCAATCCCCAGGACATCGAGACGCTGGACAAGCTGGCGTTCAAGACGGGCAAGCGCGTGGTGCCGGTGGTCATCCCCGAGTTCCGGATGAACCAGATGCAGCGGCGCTACACGAAGGCGTTCCGGGCGATGCGAGCCATCGACATGAACGCCGTGCGGCCCACGCGCGAGCAGCAGGAGGCGGAGAAGGCGGCCTCGAAGGTCGAGGACCTGATGAGCGAGGAGGAGTTCCAGTCGCTCTACGCCCAGGCGCTCAAGGGGGGGGCCAGGCCTCTCGGGGAGGAGCCGGTCCTGGATCTCGTCGAGATGGTGGAGGAGGCGGAGGAGGAGGAGCTTCCCACTCCCATCATCGCGGAGGGCGGAGCCGGGGCGCCGGTGCCCGAGGACGAGGAAGAGCCGGAGCTGCTCCTCGAGCAGGTCGTCGAGCCGGTCCTCGAGCAGCCCGTGGCGCCGCCCCCAGAGTCCATCCCGGAGCCGATCATCCCCGAGATGCCGATCTCGCTGGATGCGCCAGTCGTGCCGCCCCCGGCGCCGCCGAGCATTCCTCCGGTCACGTTGCCGCCGGCACCCAAGGTGGCGCCGAAAGTGGCGCCGGCACGGCCCCGGGCGAAGGTCCCGGTGGTGCGCGAGCCGCTGCCCACGCCGCTCACCTTCGCAGAGGCGCAGGCGGAGCTGTCGCGCAGCTCGGATCGCGAGCAGGTGGCGACGACGGTGCTGCGCTTCGCGTTGGGCAAGTGGAAGCGCAGCCTGTTGCTGAGCGTGCACGGCAGCCTGGTGACGGGCTGGCGGGGGATGGGGAAGGGAGTGCGCGAGGCCGCGGTGAAGCGCATCGGCATTGGCCTGCAGGGGCCGAGCACCTTCCGGCTGGTGCGCGACACGCGCGCGCACTACGTGGGGCCGGTGAAGCGGGACGCGGCGTCGGCCTTCTTCTACAAGCTGCTGGGCGGAGACTACCCGACGACGGCCGTCATCCTCCCGCTGCTGGTGCGCGGCAAGCTGGTGCACATGCTGTACGTGGACAACGGGCCCGGACAGCTCACCCCGCCGGACGTGGGTGAGCTGCTCATCCTCTCCCAGGGCGTGGGCCGCTCGTACGAGGCGATGATCCGCCGCCGCAAGAGCGCCTGA
- a CDS encoding MYXO-CTERM sorting domain-containing protein, with amino-acid sequence MRRLAAGWMAGLMVLAATSANAGWRPGPPVTGTPNDVLDVWERGTFSVGYGQGAYLFVEDAPPRKLTLNVSLPSVGTYYQELAGCFVTFFSDSPGERRSIGWDGTSACSLGRDTALLAPNAPFVLRVRHMQGGAAAVSYGNEGGVVFLSDTSIYDNKPFTHVLGVQEELIGSLGMVRVGGRTYALVGTNSNKAQVHWVDSDKRTTNQLQDAVPSVGIAQTIDLFAAGSPALPHAVVGTQSAILQGALRDIDSPLLRSDIRPVWRFDPGTGQGVTGVSMNVDAANTSAYGHGFGMAVVGLANGQYAVASPVPMPDATRAGTRWKFRTLPSDMTLSPLNQVACTGANYCVVTATKANVGNVFVYSNDARPQFPSGALVELDEGTSGVFSFEATDPDGDPVLTLAATPSQGGASWSAKQADVGAGGGAWEPGDPVVMNVTAGNVCATQEVGVLELRASDGWAAHDVDQDILVRVRHTRRPDVPEVSFSKGELRAGEQEPLVVQVREPYAGCELERFHWSARPASTGLVGPSLATDGSSAATLTAPPTLCVAGGADFPFELAVEDGSGLRSADSRVFQVHVAPWGRPNAAFETSDGGVITAGQSRELSPSGKVHECLGTAGFPGVETTWRVTSDRALSEGGITLLDSSGNPVELGAEVRSPRLQAKTTDCVETTHLTFTAVNHLKGAADDVAGPTSVQHVTVETSLTPFDSGQLELGIHDVSEPSGELRVDVGSNLNCPARRGLRADLQISQPGTGGRSVSGQVPIQDTWEVSLGEQCLGGRLQLKASMVDDAGRRSPETVTELVAPPVRAGVEPLPADTALVAACGHNASTTLTPTFPKGFCQSPDVTWRQVSGPELTQSTMPDGTVSLVTKETGLDTLVGRSVVVEVTASAGPESQSTLQQTLPITVVPFVKVSRRAEVPAASDTGLVGVSVDLTNSTECDVNDVSYEERLEGLTYVEGSAQVQGQESGVEVAWNEGVLSVKGLSLAGKGTRRLTYVARPHLVGTRRMEGVARLRDATISISDKPGPRVDVSGCGCTSSGPGPVLLALGALVAAVRRRRR; translated from the coding sequence ATGCGGCGGCTCGCCGCGGGGTGGATGGCCGGCCTGATGGTGCTGGCCGCCACGAGCGCGAACGCTGGCTGGCGGCCCGGCCCTCCGGTGACCGGGACGCCCAACGACGTCTTGGACGTGTGGGAGCGCGGAACGTTCTCGGTAGGTTATGGGCAGGGGGCGTACCTGTTCGTGGAGGATGCGCCCCCGCGGAAGCTCACGTTGAACGTGAGCCTGCCGTCGGTGGGCACCTACTACCAGGAGCTCGCGGGCTGCTTCGTCACGTTCTTCAGCGATTCGCCAGGGGAGCGGAGAAGCATCGGCTGGGACGGAACGAGCGCGTGCTCGCTGGGGCGTGATACGGCGCTGCTGGCGCCGAACGCACCGTTCGTCCTCCGCGTGAGACACATGCAGGGGGGCGCGGCGGCGGTCTCCTATGGTAACGAGGGCGGCGTCGTCTTCCTGTCGGACACCAGCATCTACGACAACAAGCCGTTCACCCATGTGCTCGGAGTGCAGGAGGAGCTCATCGGCTCGCTCGGCATGGTGCGGGTGGGCGGCAGGACCTACGCGCTCGTGGGTACCAACAGCAACAAGGCACAGGTTCACTGGGTCGACAGCGACAAGCGCACCACGAATCAGCTTCAGGACGCGGTTCCTTCGGTGGGGATCGCGCAGACCATCGACCTGTTCGCCGCTGGCAGCCCGGCGCTTCCCCATGCCGTGGTCGGTACGCAATCGGCGATCCTGCAGGGCGCGCTCCGGGACATCGACAGCCCCCTGCTCAGGAGCGATATCCGGCCGGTGTGGAGGTTCGACCCGGGGACGGGCCAGGGCGTGACCGGCGTGTCCATGAACGTGGATGCGGCGAACACGAGCGCCTATGGCCATGGGTTCGGGATGGCCGTGGTGGGGCTGGCGAACGGCCAATACGCGGTGGCGAGCCCGGTGCCCATGCCCGATGCCACGCGGGCGGGCACCCGCTGGAAGTTCAGGACCCTTCCGAGCGACATGACGCTGAGCCCCTTGAACCAGGTGGCCTGTACGGGAGCGAACTACTGCGTCGTCACCGCCACCAAGGCCAACGTGGGCAATGTCTTCGTCTACAGCAACGACGCACGCCCTCAGTTCCCATCGGGTGCCCTCGTGGAGCTCGATGAGGGCACGAGCGGCGTGTTCTCCTTCGAGGCGACGGATCCGGATGGAGATCCGGTGCTGACGCTGGCCGCCACGCCGAGCCAGGGCGGAGCGAGCTGGTCCGCGAAGCAGGCGGACGTGGGCGCCGGTGGTGGCGCCTGGGAGCCGGGAGATCCCGTCGTGATGAACGTCACCGCGGGGAACGTCTGCGCGACTCAGGAGGTGGGCGTCCTGGAGCTGCGCGCCTCGGATGGCTGGGCGGCGCATGACGTCGATCAGGACATCCTGGTGAGGGTGAGGCACACGCGGCGCCCGGACGTGCCCGAGGTGAGCTTCTCCAAGGGGGAGCTGAGAGCGGGCGAGCAGGAGCCCCTGGTCGTCCAGGTGCGCGAGCCGTATGCGGGCTGCGAGCTCGAGCGTTTCCATTGGAGCGCGCGGCCGGCGAGTACGGGGCTGGTGGGTCCGTCGTTGGCGACGGACGGAAGCAGCGCCGCCACGCTCACCGCTCCGCCCACCCTCTGCGTGGCGGGGGGCGCGGACTTTCCCTTCGAGCTCGCGGTCGAGGACGGCTCGGGCCTGCGCAGTGCCGATTCCAGGGTGTTCCAGGTGCACGTGGCGCCCTGGGGCAGGCCGAACGCGGCCTTCGAGACGAGCGATGGGGGCGTCATCACCGCCGGTCAGTCGCGGGAGCTGTCGCCCTCCGGGAAGGTGCACGAGTGTCTGGGCACGGCCGGCTTCCCGGGAGTGGAGACCACCTGGCGCGTGACGTCCGACAGGGCGCTCTCCGAGGGGGGCATCACGCTCCTGGACTCCAGCGGGAACCCGGTGGAGCTGGGGGCCGAGGTGCGGTCGCCCAGGCTCCAGGCGAAGACGACGGACTGCGTCGAGACGACCCACCTCACGTTCACGGCCGTCAACCACCTGAAGGGGGCCGCGGATGACGTCGCCGGGCCCACCTCGGTGCAGCACGTGACGGTGGAGACCTCGCTGACGCCGTTCGACTCGGGCCAGCTCGAGCTCGGAATCCACGACGTATCGGAGCCCTCGGGCGAGCTGCGGGTGGACGTGGGCTCGAACCTCAACTGCCCCGCGCGCCGTGGCCTGCGCGCCGATCTCCAGATCTCCCAACCGGGGACGGGTGGGCGCTCGGTGTCCGGACAGGTGCCCATCCAGGACACGTGGGAGGTGTCCCTGGGGGAGCAGTGCCTGGGCGGACGCTTGCAGTTGAAGGCCTCGATGGTGGACGACGCGGGCAGGCGCTCGCCCGAGACGGTGACGGAGCTGGTGGCCCCTCCGGTACGTGCGGGAGTGGAGCCCCTGCCAGCGGACACGGCGCTGGTGGCCGCGTGCGGCCATAACGCGAGCACCACGCTGACCCCCACCTTCCCCAAGGGCTTCTGCCAGTCGCCGGACGTCACCTGGCGGCAGGTGTCCGGCCCCGAGCTCACGCAGAGCACGATGCCCGATGGCACGGTGTCGCTGGTCACGAAGGAGACCGGGCTGGACACGCTGGTGGGCAGGTCCGTGGTGGTGGAGGTGACGGCGAGCGCGGGCCCGGAGAGCCAGTCCACGCTCCAGCAAACGCTGCCCATCACGGTGGTGCCCTTCGTGAAGGTGTCCCGCCGCGCCGAGGTGCCAGCAGCCTCGGACACGGGGCTCGTTGGTGTCTCCGTCGATCTCACCAACAGCACCGAGTGCGACGTGAACGACGTGAGCTACGAGGAGCGCCTGGAGGGGCTGACGTACGTGGAGGGGAGCGCGCAGGTGCAGGGCCAGGAGTCGGGGGTGGAGGTCGCCTGGAACGAGGGGGTGCTCTCCGTGAAGGGCCTCTCGCTGGCGGGAAAGGGCACCCGGAGGCTCACCTACGTGGCGCGTCCGCACCTGGTGGGCACGCGCCGCATGGAGGGCGTGGCCCGGTTGCGCGACGCGACCATCTCCATCAGCGACAAGCCTGGACCCAGGGTGGACGTCTCCGGTTGTGGCTGCACCAGCTCGGGCCCCGGCCCGGTGCTGTTGGCGCTCGGGGCCCTGGTGGCCGCCGTGCGGCGCCGCCGCCGGTGA
- a CDS encoding response regulator yields the protein MARLLIVEDHPELASLMVAAAESRGHEATAVHTGEAALALLRPAAFHAAVVDLLLPDMRGSAVLSALRDHAIPAVAVSGVFKGDRFAREAIDVHGARAFFEKPFELLQLLESVEQLCGLTRPLSPPPEDEDEVVVFEDASLLDDEPLFDSNEDEPGFTSSDSSEDEPVFAPPPEAPAPMVQGGFIEEVQEPVRRAAPPPPLVVQVPIETAPIEFESTPEELVPPAQEQEQEPTAAEAPTPVTLKTEDLDEIGAMDELEPAEEEPAPAPAPENDPEELAALDALAPVEEAPAPENDPEELAALDSIRPVDSTPVSEISAEELRALDALAAAEEASAPTVTAEVAQALDALSPVEETPSPEATVSEATRDDSEPEPGIALPFGEREKVWTKPSSTPGTRRRPLPEWSLSGDLKDTSVPRLLNAYYEARHSGELKLRQGSLLKVIYFGAGRPIYAASNLAHERFLRFCVRRGVLPEAKAAEVATLAREQNLRSNEAMIRLGLLDAKKRQQLIEEQVKEILWSTFSWTEGAYGFSPLHPPRAGLVKLSVFPGDLILEGILRSEPLVTLRQQMHRSRRLFPSAAPAYGLHELKLKGQQALLLAYADGTKTVEDLLTITELPERDVLATLRGLELIGVLEERREEPSNSRRITFGL from the coding sequence ATGGCGCGACTGCTGATCGTCGAGGACCACCCCGAACTGGCCTCCCTCATGGTTGCCGCGGCCGAAAGCCGCGGACATGAGGCCACGGCCGTTCATACCGGCGAAGCCGCGCTGGCACTCCTGCGCCCAGCCGCCTTCCACGCCGCGGTGGTGGACCTGCTGCTGCCCGACATGCGCGGCAGCGCCGTGCTCTCCGCGCTCAGGGATCACGCCATCCCCGCCGTCGCCGTCAGCGGCGTCTTCAAGGGAGATCGCTTCGCCCGCGAAGCCATCGATGTCCACGGCGCCCGCGCCTTCTTCGAGAAGCCCTTCGAGCTCCTCCAGCTCCTGGAGTCCGTCGAGCAGTTGTGCGGCCTCACCCGCCCGCTGTCTCCGCCTCCGGAAGACGAGGACGAGGTCGTGGTCTTCGAGGATGCCTCGCTCCTGGACGACGAGCCCCTCTTCGACTCCAACGAGGACGAGCCCGGGTTCACCTCCAGCGACTCCAGCGAGGACGAGCCCGTCTTCGCCCCTCCTCCCGAGGCGCCGGCTCCCATGGTGCAGGGAGGGTTCATCGAGGAGGTGCAGGAGCCGGTACGGCGGGCGGCCCCGCCGCCACCGCTCGTGGTGCAGGTGCCCATCGAGACGGCTCCCATCGAGTTCGAGTCCACCCCCGAGGAGCTCGTCCCGCCCGCGCAGGAGCAGGAGCAGGAGCCCACCGCCGCCGAGGCCCCCACGCCCGTCACCCTCAAGACGGAGGATCTCGATGAGATCGGGGCCATGGATGAGCTCGAGCCCGCCGAGGAGGAACCGGCGCCGGCACCAGCCCCCGAGAACGATCCCGAGGAGCTCGCGGCCCTCGACGCGCTCGCACCGGTCGAGGAAGCACCGGCCCCCGAGAACGATCCCGAGGAACTCGCGGCCCTCGACTCCATCAGGCCGGTCGACTCGACGCCGGTCTCGGAGATCTCCGCCGAGGAGCTCCGGGCGCTGGATGCGCTCGCGGCGGCCGAAGAGGCGTCAGCGCCTACCGTCACCGCCGAGGTGGCCCAGGCGCTCGACGCGCTCTCTCCCGTCGAGGAGACCCCCTCACCCGAGGCCACGGTCAGCGAGGCGACTCGCGACGACTCGGAGCCCGAGCCCGGGATCGCCCTGCCCTTCGGCGAGCGCGAAAAGGTGTGGACCAAGCCGTCGTCCACGCCCGGCACCCGCCGCCGTCCCCTGCCCGAGTGGTCGCTCTCGGGAGACCTGAAGGACACCAGCGTTCCCCGGCTGCTCAACGCCTACTACGAGGCGCGCCACAGCGGAGAGCTCAAGCTCCGCCAGGGCTCCCTGCTCAAGGTCATCTACTTCGGAGCCGGCCGCCCGATATACGCGGCATCCAACCTCGCCCATGAGCGCTTCCTGCGCTTCTGCGTGCGCCGGGGTGTGCTTCCAGAGGCGAAAGCCGCGGAGGTGGCCACCCTCGCCCGCGAGCAGAACCTCCGCTCCAACGAGGCGATGATCCGCCTGGGCCTGCTGGACGCGAAGAAGCGCCAGCAGCTCATCGAGGAGCAGGTGAAGGAGATCCTCTGGTCCACCTTCTCCTGGACCGAGGGCGCCTACGGCTTCAGCCCCCTGCATCCTCCGCGCGCGGGGCTGGTGAAGCTGTCGGTGTTCCCCGGGGACCTCATCCTCGAGGGAATCCTCCGCTCGGAGCCCCTGGTGACGCTGCGCCAGCAGATGCATCGCTCGCGCCGGCTCTTTCCCTCCGCGGCCCCGGCCTACGGCCTCCACGAGCTGAAGCTCAAGGGACAGCAGGCCCTGCTGCTGGCCTACGCGGATGGCACCAAGACGGTGGAGGATCTGCTCACCATCACCGAGCTCCCCGAGCGCGATGTGCTCGCCACGCTGCGGGGGCTGGAGTTGATCGGCGTGCTGGAGGAGCGGCGCGAGGAGCCGAGCAACAGCCGCCGCATCACCTTCGGTCTGTAG
- a CDS encoding GNAT family N-acetyltransferase: MFQVDGRAVVQLGAEDVEALRKLVERCHAFMTLVYGELEPDAAEGILESLPPGKTLEDKFALGLYTDGKKELIGLLDAVRGFPEQDEWIIGLLMIDPDHRRAGLGARFVGAFERWVRGQGAAGIRLVVQEQNPDALRFWQRQGFEVTGMTLQTLPRRQNMIQLLHKPLAP; this comes from the coding sequence ATGTTTCAAGTCGACGGACGTGCCGTGGTGCAGCTCGGAGCGGAAGATGTGGAGGCCCTGCGGAAGCTGGTCGAGCGCTGCCACGCCTTCATGACGCTGGTCTACGGGGAACTGGAGCCCGATGCCGCGGAGGGAATCCTGGAGAGCCTCCCTCCAGGGAAGACGCTCGAGGACAAGTTCGCCCTCGGGCTGTACACGGACGGGAAGAAGGAGCTGATCGGGCTGCTCGATGCCGTCCGGGGCTTTCCCGAGCAGGACGAGTGGATCATCGGTCTGTTGATGATCGACCCGGATCACCGCCGTGCCGGGCTGGGAGCCCGCTTCGTCGGCGCGTTCGAGCGGTGGGTGCGTGGCCAGGGTGCGGCGGGCATCCGGCTCGTCGTGCAGGAGCAGAACCCGGATGCACTCCGCTTCTGGCAGCGGCAGGGCTTCGAGGTCACCGGGATGACGCTTCAGACGCTGCCGCGGCGGCAGAACATGATCCAACTGCTGCACAAGCCGCTGGCTCCCTGA
- a CDS encoding VOC family protein, whose product MDVHGFHHLAIQVRDVERVTAFYRDVLGFSELKRHHREDGSLRSVWVGVPGGGFLALEEVSGEPEPGPFQNERPGLFLLAFRIPKAERARAVETFARAGVPVEKETRWTVYVRDPEGNRVALSHHPED is encoded by the coding sequence ATGGACGTTCATGGCTTCCACCATCTGGCCATCCAGGTTCGGGACGTAGAGCGGGTCACCGCTTTCTATCGGGATGTGCTGGGCTTCTCTGAGCTCAAACGGCACCACCGGGAGGATGGCTCGTTACGCAGCGTGTGGGTCGGGGTACCGGGCGGGGGCTTCCTCGCGCTGGAGGAGGTCTCGGGCGAGCCCGAGCCGGGTCCCTTCCAGAACGAGCGGCCGGGCCTCTTCCTGCTGGCGTTCCGTATCCCCAAGGCCGAGCGGGCACGAGCGGTGGAGACCTTCGCCCGTGCGGGAGTGCCAGTGGAGAAGGAGACGAGGTGGACGGTGTACGTCCGGGATCCCGAGGGAAACCGGGTGGCGCTCAGCCACCATCCCGAGGATTGA